Sequence from the Flavobacterium sp. TR2 genome:
ATCATCGAAGTTGTGTCTTTTCTGCTTACTGTAACTTCATTCATGGCAAAATTAAGTTCTTCAAAAGCCTCGTTATGCGGATCGCAAGTTAATCCCAATAATGTTCTTTCAGAAGTAGTGTAATTCTGGTCGATAACATATTGGAGTAAAATGTCAATATTTTCTTTTTGAACTTTAGCCAAGAAACCCAATCTGCCAGCATTGATTCCTAATAAGGGAACGCCTGAATTGCGAACAAAAGCAGCGGCTCTTAAAATCGTTCCGTCGCCGCCAATACTAATCAGCATTTCAAAACTATTGTCCAAAGCTGTGCTTGGAGAAAAAGTTTTGTATTCTTTTTTTACAAGCTGCTTTTCATAAAGCATATTCAAGAAATTTTCTTCAATTACCATTTCGACATTATTGGCGTTGAAGAAATTGAAAATGTCTTTTATAATAGGTTCTGTACTGTTCTGATAATATTGTCCGTAAATGGCTATTTTCATTCTTTGTTAAATTAGAGAATTTGTCAATGTGTCAACTAGATAATTGGAAAATGCGAAAATTATCTAATTAACTAATTTTCTCATTGGCACATTCATAACTTATATATTAAGGTATTTGTCTAAATAATCTGATCGTTCTTTTAGGCTGTTAATATAGGTGTCTTCTTGATGTTCTGAGATGATTTCATAACCATACCTTCTGTAAGTTTGAATGATTTCATTAATGGCCCCTAGGCCAATTTTTACAGTAATCTGAACATTTTCTGTGTCAGCTTCAGAAACAAAAGATCCTAAGACTTTACCATTATTGCTTTCTACAATTTGGGTAACCTCGCTCATAGAATAATCCAAAAGACCTTTTTGAACAATGATAATGGCGCCAGGCTCTTTTAAAAATGGAGTTTCCTGAAAAAACTTCATGATGTCTTCCATTTCATAATAACCTATGTAGTTATTGTTCTCATCAAGAATTGGGAGGAGATTGGTGTGGTTTTTTGCAAAAACTTCTAGAACATCCAGCCAAATCATCGATTTTCTGGCAAAAAAACGTTCTAAAGTATATTTGTAGTCAATAGCTTTTTTTTCAATGTCAAATGTTTCAACATCGTCAGAAGAGATGCTTCCAATAAAAACACCGTCTTCTAAAATCGGAAAATGAGAAAAATTTACATCGACAAAAAAGTCCTGAATCGAGGCTATCGTTTCCTGACTGTCAATCGCTCTGAAATCATTTGTGATATAGTTTGTAATTTCTGTCATAAATCAATTGAAGATATTTGATGCAAAATAATCAAAAAATACGGAAAACTGCTCTGTTTTACTTTGTATTTTTGTCGTAACAAATATAACGTTACTAGAATTAATATCTATTTATATGACAAAATTAAGTGTAAATATCAATAAAATAGCAACGCTTCGAAATGCGCGAGGCGGAAATGTGCCCGATTTATTAAAAGTAGCTGCAGATATTCAACGTTTTGGGGGGCAGGGAATTACAATTCATCCTCGTCCAGACGAGCGCCATATTCGTTACCAAGACGCACGCGATTTAAAAGCGGTTGTTACGACAGAATATAATATTGAAGGAAATCCGCAGCATAATTTTATTGATTTGGTTTTAGAATGCAAACCAGATCAGGTAACCTTGGTTCCAGATGCAATTGGAGCAATAACTTCGTCTGCAGGTTGGGACACAGTCAAAAATCAAGACTATTTAACTGAGGTTATTCAGGAATTTCAAAGAAACGGAATTAGAACCTCTATTTTTGTCGATCCGATTTTGGAAATGATTGAAGGGGCAAAAAAAACGGGAACCGATAGAATCGAATTGTACACTGAATCTTTTGCGCACCAATATAGTTTAGGAAACGAAAAAGGAATTGAGCCTTACACTAAAGCTGCCGAATTGGCAAATGAATTAGGTTTAGGAATTAATGCCGGACACGATTTGAGTTTAGACAATATCAAATTTTTCAAACAAAATATTCCTGGTCTATTAGAGGTTTCTATCGGGCACGCTTTAATTTCAGAGGCACTTTATTTAGGTTTGGATAATACTGTGAATATGTATCTGAATAAATTGAAGTAAGATTTTTTTAG
This genomic interval carries:
- a CDS encoding pyridoxine 5'-phosphate synthase, with amino-acid sequence MTKLSVNINKIATLRNARGGNVPDLLKVAADIQRFGGQGITIHPRPDERHIRYQDARDLKAVVTTEYNIEGNPQHNFIDLVLECKPDQVTLVPDAIGAITSSAGWDTVKNQDYLTEVIQEFQRNGIRTSIFVDPILEMIEGAKKTGTDRIELYTESFAHQYSLGNEKGIEPYTKAAELANELGLGINAGHDLSLDNIKFFKQNIPGLLEVSIGHALISEALYLGLDNTVNMYLNKLK
- a CDS encoding NAD kinase, with the translated sequence MKIAIYGQYYQNSTEPIIKDIFNFFNANNVEMVIEENFLNMLYEKQLVKKEYKTFSPSTALDNSFEMLISIGGDGTILRAAAFVRNSGVPLLGINAGRLGFLAKVQKENIDILLQYVIDQNYTTSERTLLGLTCDPHNEAFEELNFAMNEVTVSRKDTTSMITVETYLNSEYLNSYWADGLIISTPTGSTGYSLSCGGPILTPDVKSLVITPIAPHNLTARPLVIPDDTEITLRVSGREDQYLVSLDSRTSSVKNESILKIKKTDYKIKMVEIPGETFLKTLRNKLLWGEDKRN
- a CDS encoding CBS domain-containing protein; translation: MTEITNYITNDFRAIDSQETIASIQDFFVDVNFSHFPILEDGVFIGSISSDDVETFDIEKKAIDYKYTLERFFARKSMIWLDVLEVFAKNHTNLLPILDENNNYIGYYEMEDIMKFFQETPFLKEPGAIIIVQKGLLDYSMSEVTQIVESNNGKVLGSFVSEADTENVQITVKIGLGAINEIIQTYRRYGYEIISEHQEDTYINSLKERSDYLDKYLNI